From one Trifolium pratense cultivar HEN17-A07 linkage group LG1, ARS_RC_1.1, whole genome shotgun sequence genomic stretch:
- the LOC123907518 gene encoding 5'-3' exoribonuclease 3-like — protein MGIPAFYRWMAEKYPTVVVDSVEEESVVVDGVHIPVDTSKKNPNNEYDNLYLDMNGVIHPCFHPEDRPSPTSFDEVFQSIFTYIDRLFVIVRPRKLLFMAIDGVAPRAKMNQQRSRRFRAAKDATDAAAEESRLRDEFEREGRKLPPKQDSQTFDSNVITPGTEFMAVLSIALQYYIHLRLNSDPGWKNIKVILSDANVPGEGEHKIMSFIRLQRNLEGYDPNTRHCMYGLDADLIMLALATHEIHFSILRELVFTPGQDKCFLCGQMGHMAADCQGKPKRKAREGDAPVAKLPFQFLNIWTLREYLEYEMRIPNPPFKIDFERVLDDVVFICFFVGNDFLPHMPTLEIREGAINSLMTVYKDEFSKLGGYLTNGSKPNLSRVEHFIQAVGSHENKIFQKRAKFHQRQMENIKRRKRQATGDDIGKLLEKPRKVSKLSSGENVAAPIVIDVQDNEDGLKTKLKRILLDKSDVFNSKGAHEDKIKLGEPGWKERYYEENFSAKTPEELDAIRKDVVLKYVEGLCWVMHYYYEGVCSWQWYYPYHYAPFASDLKGLGELNINFELGTPFKPFDQLIGVFPAASSHALPEPYRKLMTDPNSPIIDFYPIDFEVDMNGKRYTWQGIAKLPFIDEARLLAEVQKIENLLTPEEKRRNTIMFNMLFVNSCHPLSGCISNLDNKCRNMSNCKRADVKERINPIESGGMNGYISSCNGEPCSRIFRSPVAGMEDIMDNHVICAIYGLPNAHGHITRPPHGVKFPKRTLAIEDLKPDSVMWHEDSGSRYGVNQRINPRGSYSCRRYEESRRENLARSCSGRELREASHRLIVNSLQIKTDANKYHHPMNGSTMSYATPIGHRQPWLHNNYESRPGYAAPSSATPPQFVGYIVVPTAQYGYNPRSHSYGRISHHFNGGKCNNSKFITQVATGNAKR, from the exons atgggtATACCAGCTTTCTATCGATGGATGGCGGAGAAATATCCTACTGTGGTTGTCGACTCCGTTGAGGAGGAATCGGTGGTTGTCGACGGCGTTCATATCCCCGTCGATACATCTAAGAAAAACCCTAACAATGAATACGATAATCTTTACCTCGATATGAATGGCGTAATTCACCCTTGTTTCCATCCTGAGGATAGG CCCTCACCTACCTCTTTCGATGAAGTGTTTCAGTCGATATTTACTTACATCGACAGACTTTTTGTCATCGTGCGCCCCAGAAAGTTACTATTCATGGCTATAGATGGTGTTGCTCCAAGGGCCAAGATGAACCAACAACGCTCTAGGCGCTTTAGGGCTGCTAAAGACGCAACTGACGCC GCTGCTGAAGAATCAAGGTTAAGGGATGAATTTGAGAGGGAGGGCAGAAAGCTTCCCCCTAAACAAGACTCACAGACTTTTGATTCAAATGTAATCACACCTGGAACTGAATTCATGGCTGTTTTGTCAATTGCACTTCAGTACTATATTCATCTTAGGTTGAACAGTGATCCTGGTTGGAAGAATATCAAG GTTATTCTTTCTGATGCCAATGTTCCCGGCGAAGGGGAGCATAAGATCATGTCCTTCATTCGCCTTCAAAGAAATCTTGAAGGATATGATCCCAACACACGCCATTGCATGTATGGTTTG GATGCTGATTTGATTATGTTGGCTCTGGCTACCCATGAAATCCATTTTTCAATCCTTAGAGAG CTTGTATTTACTCCCGGACAAGACAAATGTTTTCTGTGCGGTCAGATGGGTCATATGGCTGCAGACTGTCAAGGAAAGCCAAAAAGGAAGGCAAGGGAAGGAGATGCTCCTGTTGCTAAATTGCCCTTCCAG TTTCTGAACATTTGGACTCTGAGGGAATATCTAGAATATGAAATGAGGATACCTAATCCTCCTTTTAAGATTGACTTTGAACGCGTACTTGATGATGTTGtctttatatgtttttttgttggGAATGATTTCCTACCACATATGCCTACACTAGAGATTCGCGAG GGTGCAATTAACTCGCTGATGACAGTATACAAGGACGAATTTAGTAAATTGGGCGGTTATTTGACAAATGGCAGTAAG CCAAACCTAAGCCGGGTGGAACATTTTATTCAGGCTGTTGGATcacatgaaaataaaatattccaaaAAAGAGCTAAATTTCATCAG CGGCAAATGGAAAATATAAAGCGTCGGAAGAGACAAGCAACTGGAGATGATATTGGGAAGCTCCTTGAGAAGCCCCGTAAAGTTTCTAAGTTATCTTCAGGAGAAAATGTTGCTGCTCCTATTGTTATAGAT GTTCAAGATAACGAAGACGGATTGAAAACAAAACTTAAGCGGATACTTCTTGACAAATCTGATGTATTCAACTCTAAAGGTGCTCATGAAGACAAG ATTAAGTTAGGAGAACCAGGCTGGAAAGAGAGGTATTATGAAGAAAACTTTTCTGCTAAAACTCCTGAAGAACTTGATGCTATACGGAAAGATGTT gTCTTGAAATACGTTGAAGGTCTATGTTGGGTGATGCATTATTATTATGAAGGTGTTTGTTCTTGGCAATG GTATTATCCTTACCATTATGCCCCTTTTGCGTCTGATCTCAAGGGTCTTGGTGAgcttaatattaattttgagTTGGGTACTCCGTTCAAACCATTTGACCAGCTTATTGGAGTTTTTCCTGCTGCAAG CTCTCATGCTCTGCCTGAGCCGTATAGGAAACTTATGACTGATCCAAACTCTCCAATTATTGATTTTTATCCAATCG ATTTTGAAGTGGACATGAATGGAAAACGCTATACTTGGCAG GGTATTGCGAAGTTGCCTTTTATTGACGAAGCGCGACTTCTTGCAGAAGTTCAGAAAATAGAAAACTTGTTAACC CCGGAGGAAAAGCGACGAAATACAATAATGTTCAACATGCTGTTTGTGAATTCATGCCATCCTCTATCTGGGTGCATTAGTAACCTCGACAACAAATGTAGAAACATGTCTAACTGTAAACGTGCTGATGTCAAGGAAAGAATCAATCCCATAGAAAG TGGTGGAATGAATGGTTACATATCCTCCTGCAATGGAGAACCTTGCTCTCGCATCTTCAGGTCACCTGTTGCAGGCATGGAAGACATCATGGATAATCATGTCAT ATGTGCAATATATGGACTTCCCAATGCGCATGGACATATAACCCGACCGCCACATGGAGTTAAATTTCCAAAAAGG ACTTTGGCAATTGAGGATTTAAAACCTGACTCTGTTATGTGGCATGAAGATTCGGGTAGTAGATATGGAGTAAATCAAAG GATAAACCCTCGGGGATCTTATTCTTGTAGGAGATATGAAGAAAGTCGAAG GGAAAACCTCGCAAGATCTTGTTCTGGTCGGGAGCTTAGAGAGGCATCACACAGACTCATTGTAAATTCTTTGCAGATCAAGACAGATGCAAATAAATACCATCATCCCATGAATGGATCAACAATGTCATATGCTACACCGATAGGTCATAGACAACCATGGCTTCACAATAACTATGAATCACGCCCAGGGTATGCTGCACCTTCATCTGCTACTCCTCCGCAGTTTGTAGGTTACATTGTTGTCCCCACTGCGCAATATGGTTATAACCCTAGGTCACATTCTTATGGAAGAATTAGCCATCATTTTAATGGGGGGAAATGCAATAATTCTAAGTTCATAACCCAGGTGGCTACAGGGAATGCTAAGAGATGA